GCGAAAAACGGCGTTGAGATCGGTGCGATCCTTCTAACTGGTGGCTACGACATCCCAGCAGAAATCATGGATCTATGTAAGCCAGCATTCGACACTGGCCTACCAATCTTCAAAGCACAAGGTAACACTTGGCAGACGTCTCTTAACCTACAGAGCTTCTCAATCGAAGTTCCTGCAGACGATAAAGAGCGTATCGAGTTCGTAAACGATCACGTTGCTAGCCACATTGATGGCCCATGGATTGACTCTCTAACTGAAGGCACTGAAGGTGTTCGCCGCCTAAGCCCACCAGCATTCCGTTACCAGCTAACAGAATTTGCTCGTCGTGCGGCTAAGCGTGTTGTTCTTCCTGAGGGTGATGAGCCACGTACTGTTAAAGCAGCAGCTATCTGTGCTGAGCGCGGTATCGCAACTTGTGTACTTCTTGGTAACCCAGAAGAAATCCAACGCGTTGCTGCACAGCAAGGTGTTGAGCTAGGTGCTGGCGTTGAGATCATCGACGCTGATGCAGTTCGTGAGAACTACGTAGCTCGCCTAGTTGAACTACGTGGCGCTAAAGGCATGACTGAAGTTGTTGCTCGAGAGAAGCTTCAAGATTCAGTTTTCCTAGGCACTATGATGCTTGAAAACGACGAAGTTGATGGTCTAGTTTCTGGTGCTGTTCACACAACAGCGAACACTATCGTTCCTCCGTTCCAGATCATCAAGACTGCACCTGATGCGTCTATCGTATCTTCTGTATTCTTCATGCTTCTACCTGACCAAGTGCTGGTTTACGGTGACTGTGCGATCAACCCAGATCCAAACGCAGAGCAACTGGCTGAAATCGCTATCCAATCTGCAGATTCTGCAGCGGCATTTGGTATCGACCCTCGCGTTGCAATGATCTCGTACTCTACTGGTGAATCTGGTAAAGGCGCAGACGTTGATAAAGTACGTGAAGCAACTAAGATTGCACAAGAGAAACGTCCTGATCTAATCATTGACGGTCCTCTTCAGTACGATGCAGCGATCATGGAAAACGTAGCAGCTTCTAAAGCTCCTAACTCTCCAGTAGCTGGTAAAGCAACTGTATTTGTATTCCCAGACCTAAACACTGGTAACACAACTTACAAAGCAGTACAGCGTTCTGCAGATCTAGTATCTATCGGTCCAATGCTTCAGGGCATGCGTAAACCTGTAAACGACCTTTCTCGCGGCGCACTAGTAGACGACATCGTTTACACAGTTGCACTAACTGCGATTCAGGCGAAGCAAGCGGACGAAGCGAATCGTTAATTGATCGCTAGGCTTAATCGCTAAATTTGAAATCCCGCAGAAAATGATTCTGCGGGATTTTTTTATAAAATACTGCTGTTTTTTCTCAACTTAGCTCTAACAATCTCACCTGAAGAGCAAATTAACTCTAGGTCAACTGCCACAGTCATCAACTCATGGTCCTTACGCTCTACTTCATGCTCTTTAAGTATGACCTTTTCAATCTTACAACTATCACTAAATGCCTTAGTTCCGATACCTTCGTTTAAGTACTCGACTAATGCTCCTCCAAATTCAATGGTAGACTCGTCTATGTACAGACCAGTATAGAAATCTATGGTCACAAAATTGTGTTCAAATCTTCGCACAGTTAAACTAACGTGTGCAGAATCACCATACCTATCTGAAGAATAAAGGACGTCACCGATAAACAGTGCTCTATCTAAGTAATCTTCGTCATTTGGGAAACTAAATTCTAAATAACTTTTATCTATAGAACTGTCAGAAACTTGAACATTGATCTTATCCAATTGTTCAGGAATTGTACCAAACTCAGCTTTAGCTCCGATGGTTATAATATCTCCTGGATTACCTTGATGCTGTACCCTAAATAGGTCATATTCAGGCCAATTATTTAGGATTGTTGCATTACTATTTACAGTCCACGAAATATATCGCGGTGTATGTCCATCGGAGTAGCTTGCATAAATTTCGAACCACTCTTCATTTGTAATAAAGCGGTCTTCTCCTATTGAAAAAAGTTTATTTGGTGATATTGAATCATCGATAGTTTTTATTTTAACTAGATCTTTAATTAAACTTAGATCTTTTACCTTTAAAAAATAAGTAGTGTTAGGCTCTAGGTCTTGCACTGCCATCAAAACCACTTTATTCCCATCAATAGAATGATTCAAATTCACTCTATTTCCTATGTACTCTCCTTCTAAATAAAACTCCATATCCTCAGGAAAATAAGAAGTAGTAAATAACTCTATTTTTGGATTGAGTTCTACATTATCATAAAGAACTAGATAACTATTGAAATCATTTATCGTATCAACAGAATAAGGAGCTGCAACCTCAACTTCATCACCATAAATCTTTATTTGACTACTCAGAACATGAGACTTGTAGCTGCCATTTCTATCAAGAAAGTCATAGCGACCTATTGGCCACAAAGACCCATTACCCCCCCAGACCTCTGAGTAGTGTAGGTAGAGTTCTGCCTGCTGATCATTTTCGTAGTTAATTGAAACCTCTATTTCAGCATTAGATTGTGTTGTATAAGAAATTTTGTTACTTCTTTCACCTGATAAGACAAGTGTTCCCGCTTTTGGCTCG
This portion of the Vibrio sp. SCSIO 43136 genome encodes:
- the pta gene encoding phosphate acetyltransferase; amino-acid sequence: MSRTIMLIPTSAGVGLTSASMGVLRAMERKGVKVSFYKPIAQPRSGNDQPDLTSTIIGQSSDIKLAEPMPMSETETLIGTDKMDVLLETVVERYNQINDADVTLIEGLVPTRKHPFANQVNAEIAKTLGAEIVLVATPGTDNPTQLKERIEVACSNFGGTKNKKISGVIINKLNAPVDEAGRTRPDLSEIFDDADNAKQNELKVMEIFNTSPIRVLGCVPWSIDLIATRAVDMAKHLNAEIINEGEIETRRIKSITFCARSLPHMIEHFKPGSLLVTSADRPDVIVAAALAAKNGVEIGAILLTGGYDIPAEIMDLCKPAFDTGLPIFKAQGNTWQTSLNLQSFSIEVPADDKERIEFVNDHVASHIDGPWIDSLTEGTEGVRRLSPPAFRYQLTEFARRAAKRVVLPEGDEPRTVKAAAICAERGIATCVLLGNPEEIQRVAAQQGVELGAGVEIIDADAVRENYVARLVELRGAKGMTEVVAREKLQDSVFLGTMMLENDEVDGLVSGAVHTTANTIVPPFQIIKTAPDASIVSSVFFMLLPDQVLVYGDCAINPDPNAEQLAEIAIQSADSAAAFGIDPRVAMISYSTGESGKGADVDKVREATKIAQEKRPDLIIDGPLQYDAAIMENVAASKAPNSPVAGKATVFVFPDLNTGNTTYKAVQRSADLVSIGPMLQGMRKPVNDLSRGALVDDIVYTVALTAIQAKQADEANR